ACAGCGAGACGGGTGCATCAGAGATGGGCACAGCGTAACATGGTCAATAGCAGGGCAATAGGATGGGCAATAACATGGTCAATAGCAGGGCAGAATAAAAGCCCTGGTACTCTACAACTATTAgagtaataataattattaataattaaaaatgGCCGATTCATTTCCACtaaatgctgtgttttttttttcaattttgttttaaattactGTAATTTAAATATGTGTATGGTGCACAAGGCACAGTCAGAGGATGCTGACAATCATAGGCTTAATTGACGTAAAAAAACTAAACTCGCATCTAGAGGTTATTTAAGTATCACCCTGTCCTCCATAAGCAAGGCGACACTATCCATTGGGCTGAATTAAATATATTTGACCATAGGCACACTATTAATATACATTAAAGTTATCACAATTCTAATAATCTCATTCTAATAATAAAATACTATGAAAATCATTACTGAAATATATCTCTGGGCATGTAAAAACAAAAGTAACTGAATACAGTATTTACTTCCCCACTAAGACGCAGAGACATCCATTTCAACGTTTAAATAGAACCAGCAAATTCGTAAACGCAGCTCTAAATAAATCCCTtgcccataaaaaaaaaaatacgccATGTCAAGGCTTGGCACACGTTGTTTGGGGAATTAGGGTATAAAATAATGAAGCGGGTAACGGAAATGAGAGATGGAAAATAAACATGTCCGCTTCCTCCTGCACCTGCGCCTTCTTCGTTTGGCCGTGTTTAATACCCGTTCTACACTGCATGCGCCGAATGAACTTAATATAGACTATCCAAGTATTCATGgagaaagattaaaaaaaaaagattaccagaaaaacacaaatgcaattACACCCTCTCTTATAATTTAAATATCATTTTAATTCCACGTTGCATCACAGCCTATCTTTAACATGTTATATAATATAAGAGTAGCCTAAAGTGGAGCATAGCTATTTACAGTCGGTCGGCCAGTTGACCATTATTGACTATAATGTATTGGCGTTGTTGTCGTAAATAAATTGCGTTAtgcgctttggacaaaagcgtctgctaaatgactaaatgttataATGTGATTCAAAGTTTTGATTGCCGTCTCCCGTGTTTGACCACACAGAAGACGTGCTCCACATGACATTTCATCGCCAGGCGTACATGTATGCATTTACAGCGACAGCAAACAAATGATATCGACGAGGTCAACTGTGCACGCAGTATAGTCCATTTCTTTAAAAATATTCCGTCGATCAGCCTATATTTTTACATAACCTGCTAGCTGACAAGTGGATgaccaaataaaaataaaaataaatgacaattACATGAAGCCTAACTGCGTTATGAACTGTGACTATGTAATATTTGTTCACTTCAATTACTTACGCTCTTTGGACCGGTTTTCTTCTCTTCCGTCCAGCATACATTTTAAGGCTCTATAGTGGCTCTGTAATCCTGTAGTTCAGTGCGGTGTTGTTCGACCTACACATATCTGGCAGAAGATATACAGTCTCTTCTTCCCCCAAAACGGAAAGCACAAATGTTATGACAACCCCAATGCAAATGTAGTCTTTATGTTTTCATCATAAAGACTCCAGAAAACGAACGTATGAGAATGTACAAGTGGCGTTGAAAGGCACGGATCGTGCTCCCAAATCCTTTTAGTTGCCCGGGTCCATCAATCAAAACTGCGATTCCATCTTCTGTGAGCGAAAATCACTGGGGCATTGGTTGTATATCAAGATAATTTAAAATACTTATAGTCTGCTGAAACCATCCCACCAAACCGGCGAGGTAGCATGGGAAAAGTATGCTATTTCGACATTAATTTAGATGGTGGCAGCAAGTGCATGTCCCCTTCGTCATTTAGGCAATGATGATGGCAGCCCAAACGCAGCATCTGTTTAAGTCGACACTGATGTACGAACAAGTCCAAAACAAAGTTGACAAAAAGTTGGAAAGGTATAGAAATCAAACGACATTTAAATTGTGTCAAGACTTCGCTTCTAATTCATCTTTGCAAAGCTCCTCTTCTGTAACGAGCTCTTGCGCGCTCTCGACGTgaaaacaccccccaccccctacccacactcacacacacacaccaagtcagAGTAGGGCATTCGCATTCTAGTGACCAGGCGACCGGCACAGATTTGTACGGGAGCGCGCAAAGAAGCACAGGCCTGAGGTTAACAGGCATGGGAGGAGAAAAATCTCCCAGATACACGGGCGAGCACGTCAGTGCCCTACGCGCTCACGATCAGACTCATTTGTCCAATCGCAGAACAGCACAGCAGCGAGGTCTGAGCCGCTAGTTTTGCTTGAGGGACGGAACTGTTCTGCAGGTTCgtcaaaacacagaaaaacagtgaATCAGGATAATTTTAGTATCTAGGATTAGATTGGATATTTAAGAAAacgaaaaaaattaaaataaattgtCCTTAGATGTGTTGACCATGAAGTAGGGAACTTCCAGGAAATGATGAAGCACTGTAGCCGTTCTCCTCTCACACCCTTGTATAATTCTCAACATGTTCTGTGACAGAACAAATACTGATGGCATGACATCCAGCAGAAGTGTGATATTAGTTACTGAAGCGGATACTGTTTGGACTACTCAGAGGatacactgtctgtgtgtgttgtgaattagtgtgttgttgtgagtgACTCTAGATGTGTTGCCTGTGCACAGGCGACTGCGAGGAGaggactgtttgtgtgtctaggAGGACAGACTCATCCTACCATATGCAGGGAgattcttctccttcctccaaAGCACACAGCTCCAGCAATTCTGGCTAATGTAGAATGTAGAAAGGTGAAACTTCTCCAAAGCTCAGGTTTTTAAAAAGCTTTCTTGGTTTACTGTCCATTTTCCAGATCTAATGGAAGTTaccaaaaaagagagggggaaaaaaccctCGCCTTTTAGGCCATGAAGAAAAAACAGACATAAATTAATTTAAGTTTAGAACGGAATTCACACTTTTTCTAGTCATTATGTTATAGAACATTAGTACTAGATTTGATAGCATATGCATATCAATCCAACATTGTTTTAGTCTAGAATTCATGAATTGCTTCATAAGATAAGGGGGTCAACTTGAAATAGAAATGTGTGTTGCAATAAAAGCCTTGTATAATATTTTTTCAACTATGAGTGTATAAATCCAGCGCCGTAACCCCCCAAACCCTTCAACAAGCGACCAACGAGCTTCATCTCCCTCCAGCTCCATGGGTCATCTTCAATCTATTCAGCCATTTATTCAGacacccattcacacagacactcaattCTATCCTATTTCATCGTTTTTGAAGCCACAGTTCGTCCCCGCCAGGGCTGCATAAACCCGGCATGATGGCCGGCGTCTAAACAGGGGGGTGGGGATGTGTGTCAATTTATTCTGGGAAAGTCCACTGCGCCCCTTAAGCCCCTCCGGGTGAGAGGAACACACGATGCATAATGAATTACCGCTCGGGACAGACGCAGACCTGAGATGGGCCTGACATTCTTCTCAGCTGTTGTGTAactttgagggagagagagatagagagagatagatagagagagagagagagagagatagagagagatataaagatagagagatagatagagataggaagagatagatagagagatagatagagagagaaagagagagagcgatagagagagagatagatagagatagagagagagatataaagatagagagatagatagagatagagagagatagagagatataaagatagagagatagatagagatagggagagatagagagagagagggagagagagaggtggagaggtagagagagagagaggtggagaggtagagagagatagatagagtgagagagagagagaggtggagagagagagagagagagagatagagagagagagaggtggagaggtagagagaaagagagagagagagagatagatagagcgagagagagagagagagagagagagagagagagagagagatagagagagagtgatgctgGGCCATGGAGGGGAATCCATGGGTGGAAGCACCCTCTTGTGGTCATAAGGaacaataagagaaaaaaacaacagtgcTACCAtcactgacagttcagcacCAGCTCGCCTGCCTGACTTAGACATTCTGTTAAAAGAAGATATCACAAAATCTGTAGATTCATCAAAATGCCTTTTAATAgaatgaaatattaatattgAGAGGCACAGAGAAGATGAGGCTCTTTTGCAATTACAAAATAACAAGTAAAAAGCTCAAAGCTACAATATAGATATGCTGTACTTTAGGAAAAATCGGTCAAAAAAAAATGGCTTACATATTTAACAGCTGTGCAGAAAATTTACAAAATAGTACACGGTACGTGAGGGCTCGTATAAGGCCAggtagcacacacaaacaaacacgaaaaaaaaaaatacaataaaaaaaatgtcaataatacaATGATACTGCATTTACAAGAGAAACCtgccctcacactctccttttgTCTAGACAGCAGATGACTGTGGAATGGATGTGGCCGGATTAGAGCCAGAACTGAGCCAGAACTGGGCCGGAACTGGGCCATAACTGGGCCATAACCACTCCAGAGTCAGCTGCTAGATGTggttatttgggggggggggggcatctgcgGTAGCAAGTGCTCCCATTGTTCCATTGTTCTAAAGCATGCAGAAAACGCTTTTGATTAGTTGAGTGGCTGCGTAGCGAGGAACCTGAAATGACGAGAATCATTCGGAAAGTTGGCACCAGTGTGTTGCGCTCTCCATTTTGTGAGGATCTAGAAGGTTGCCAGGATTCCACACtccaaacactgtgtgtgtgtgtgtgtgtcagtgtgtctgtgtgtgtgtgtgtgtgtgtgtgtgtgtgttgggggggggggcgatccCTTTGAGAAAGAAACTGAAAGTGCCAAAAACTCTGCTAGGACTCTGGTAGGCCCTTCTGGTTAGTCCGCCTACACTTTCCACAGTAAACCACATCAGCCTTCTTGTAGCTGTGTTCACTCTCAACTGTCTCCCACCAAAACCAACAGGGTTCAACCAACAGGCACCATCACCCCACATACTTCATGGACAGCATCAGTCAGCAACAACCAAACCATCATTCAATACCCTATCTGTCACTGCCACCAGTCACTGCCTCCAATACAACCAAACCATCTTTTGAAGGATCCTCCCCACTACAAATGGAGAATCTTCTCTGGAGGTATACACAACCAGGGATCACACCACTGTGACTATGAGTAATCATTttggaattattattataatcagTTACAATTACAAATAGTCTTTGTCTGCCCCCCCCAAGTTAAAGCATTCATATGTTTTAGATAAGTGGCATACATTAGTTGGGGCATCACTACTGTTGTATCTATGGTACCAATCTAACCTTTCATCTCCTGTCTGTTACATCAACAGAACCAGCAAACAAATCGCAGCTAAAATCAACATGCAGAAGCCAATAAATGTCTCTAACGcatgaactaaaaaaaaataaacaaaagcaaaaaaataaaaaatatatatatataaaggcacTTGGGCTGTTTCCTCAGGTCAGGCTAACTGCTGTGGGCAAGTGTGTAGTACATGTGTGTCGTAATCTCAATTTATTGGGCAAAGGATTCTCTGTCTTAGTCCGAGGGCATTCAGAAACTCACCCCTCTGATCCCCAAGCTCAGGCAAACTGCCCGAACACACTGCATAAGAAACTGTAGCTGCCACGAAACATTCTGGTTTGGCTGTGGAGGCCACTGACACCGCCTTCAGCGAGAGGCTCTGTAAAGTGACGCAAAATAGACGTTTATATATTTGAGAATCTTCtgactttggtgtgtgtgagtggctaaTCTCCAGGGGCTAATCTCCTCCAACAGCAACCTCTTAtggacactgacagacactctGTCACCCTCATCAGGACTATTCCGCTCACATATCTATGCGAATAAGAAGGAAACCCATGCTTCCAGCGCTATAGACTATCTCGTCCCATTTCTACAGAATTCATAGCCGGCCATATTCTTTAAGATATTGAGGTAAGGTACGTTAACTTACATTTATTTTGctttatttacatttcaatAACAGAAAGTAAAGTTCATTTTTTAATAAGCACAGTCCTATTTGGAATATACAAAGGCTACACTCTGGTGAAATGTGAATTTAAGGCACATGGGGTCTGCCAATCCACCCTCTCGCCTCTGCTGAAacccctcctcttccttgtTTGACAGTCAAACGGCACCCAATCAGAATCGCCGTGCTGAACAAGGACCAGGAAGTCTAGCACAGAGAGGGGTGGACACGCTGCTAAGCTTCAAACAATCTACTCTATAATACAATCTCCAACTTGGTAtagaacatacatacatacatttgaaggaaagaaggaaaaaaagaaaaaaacaaacaacaaaaaaacaaagcagcAACAAGGTGGGTTGATTGCTTTCTAGAAGCTAGCCATCTCAGTGCTACGGACATCTGCTGGCTTTTCCCATGACTGGTCTTCTGCATGCTTTAGGGATGTCATTTTGGGGCGCTCCTCTCGTTAAAGTATCTCCTCTCCTGAACACCGGGGCTGCTCAGGGGGGGGCATAGATCACACAGGCCATTAGAcagccttggtgtgtgtgtctgtgtgtgtgtgtgtgtgtgtgtgtgtgaggggcggaCTATTAGatatccctccctttctccaccAACAGAATCACAAGTttagaacaaagagagagagagagagagagagagagagagaaggcagttAGATGGAGAAGCCTGAcaggacaggaagagaaaaaatgGCTCATTGACATGTCTGATATTTTTTGATTAAATgcttataaaaatataaaagacacattcataaaacaaaaacaaagcagagTGAATAAATGTTAtccattaacattttgattaacATACTTTGTTACAATGTGATATATTAAAAAACGTAAGGCggacgtacatacatacatacggtGATTAGCGGATACTAAAAGTTAGTCGAGAAGGAGGCTGCTCTCTGAAAACTGACTCAGCTGTCAATTACTGTCTCTGCTGCCCATCATCGCCAAAAACACATCTTACTTACAAGGGACAGCATTACTCCAGGgaggatctctgtgtgtgtgtgtgtatgtgtgtgtgtgtgtgtgtgctcaccctcCTGCTCACAGCTGAAAAGTCCTGTGCTGTAGTGAGCAGAGATGTGTCTCGTCTCTCCCCTTAGGACATTTACAAagagaagcaggaggaaaggaccccccccccccccccccctaaccagGTGCTGCAGTTttatcattacacacacacactgctgctcccATGACTTGAGATATACCTTATGCTGGGTACGTGAAAGAGAATAGGCTTctgtgcttcctgtgtgtgtgtgtgtgtgtgtgtgtgtgtgtggtaagtgcATAGGTAGGACATTGACAGGAGGAACTGACACAGACCAGCTCTAGTGTGAGTCACACCCTTCTCTTTTGGAGTCGAACGAACGCACAGGGGGAATTCTGGGATAGCAGTCGAGATTGGAGCGAACGCACAGAGGGAATTCTGGGAAAGCAGTCGAGACTGGAGCGAACGCACAGAGGGAATTCTGGGATAGCAGTCGAGACTGGAGCGAACGCACAGAGGGAATTCTGGGATAGCAGTCGAGACTGGAGCGAACGCACAGAGGGAATTCTGGGATAGCTGGAGCAGATGAGGCTCAGACCCTACTCtaatctggcccagatctgacTACGGCAGCATAAcaacttctctcttctttttctctgtgtcttttctcttttctccctcttctctcgtcctccactgtgtctctgtccctcactctcactcccttgTCATCCTGCCTTGTTCCTGAGGCAGATGACTCGCCTGgcctctgacccctgacccctgacctcttaCCCTCCCCATCTTGGGCCAGGTTCTCCACCTGCTCAGAGCAAAGAGCTCTGTTGCTGTTCACAGGGAGTCTCGTGGCCCTGGGCTTGCTCTCTCGGGTTCGGGCCTGGAGCCATGGGAAGCACCTGGAAGAGGCGCTGTGCTAACCGCGCTGTGCTAACGGCGCTTTGCTAACGGCGCTTTGCTAACGGCGCTGTGCTAACGGCGCTGTGCTAACGGCGCTGTGCTAACCACGCTGTGCTAACGGCGCTTTGCTAACCGCGCTGTGCTAACGGCGCTGTGTACTGGATAGTAGTAACGTTCTATTGCAGCGATGGttactgtgtgtctctgtttcacCAGAACCTCatctgtgatgtgtgagtgtgtgtgtgtgtgtgtgtgtgtgtgtgtgtgtttgtgtgtgtgtgtgtgtgtgtggcctgtgtgtgtgtctcccccagCCTTCTGCACACTTACTTCATTAGAGAGAACACGGGTAGCAAACtgaccaaccacacacacatctactcacACTAATTTCCTGTGGCTTTAAAAcgcaagaaaaaacaaaactggaaaataaaaaaaacactcaaggcATATTTAAAGTGAGAGTGACAAAGATATGGAAATACAAATGCatagaacaaaaaacaaaataaatattttcttttgcACCTTCCTGGTATTTTATCCTTGCCTCCAAAGAGCAGAGCACAGAGTTCACGATGCAAGCCTTCAGCCGCCCCGCAGGTTCTCCACTGACTCTGCCGCTGCTTCCATTTCATTTCCTtttcaatttaaaacaaaataaaaaaataaaatcaaaatgtcTGACTGACGGATGTCATGTGAGGTCCTCTTTTATAGGTTTTCGAGCTGCGGCTGGTACAAAAGGAGCCTCCCATCAAAATCTCCTGGACTCCACAGAAAGGCAAGTAGAAAGAATCTCAGAAGGCATTTGTGAGCCGTTTGTGAGTCGTTGGTTTTTGTTTTAGTCATTTTGGATCGTTTTTTCTTCGAGACAAGTGCTGCTCCGCCAGGTCTCACGGTCGGTCGTTTTCACGGCACAAAAGGCAAAGGGGAGAGCGTGTGCTTCTAGTAATCACAACAGTTGGCTTGACTGGTCTCTGAGAAGTATGGGCTTTCGCTGCCCATGCCAGGGAACGGAAAGGAGTTGTTGTCTTTTATTAGAGGGTTGGTGATCTGCAAAAGGGGAACAAAATATTGACAAAACTGTAAGACGCACGACTTACTGAAGTGACTGAAACTTCCCCctctggggcgacagtggtacaggaggtagagaagtcggttagtaatcagaaggttgctagttcgattccctgtcgaagcgtccttgagcaagacactgaacccctaattgctcctgatgtgcagtgtgccatcagtgtaaatgtaaaatgtgtataaattgtaagtcgcacatatgtaagtcgctttggataaaaagcgtctgctaaatgactaaatgtaaaatgtaaatgtagacgTCCAGTAAACAGTTGCAATTCTGCTGAATGACCTGTCCTGTCACATCATTACAAAGCAGAAGTTTTTGAATTCTTagaaaggagggggagaaactTAGAAAGAGCCAAACAGGAGATGATATAACTTAAATGATATTGTTGTGAAATGTATAGGGGTGTAATGAGCGATCTTCTGTGTGTGGTTATCGATGTTCACAACGGGCGTACAGGTGTGTGCGGTGATCTTGTTTTTTAGTCGTTCGGGCCACTATCTGTGAGACAAACGGTGCCTTACCTGCGTCTGGCCGTTGCAGTTGATGAACTGATGGCAGGCGAGCGGGTTGAGGGCGTCCTGCAGGGGCAGCGGGTTAAGGGGGGGCGTGGTGCCCAGGACGTCGCCGGGGCTCTCCTGGTAGAAGCAGGATGGCTGCTGCGGGGGAATGGGGTTCAGCAGGGCCTTGATCTTCTGGCGCGCCAGCATGTCGTCCGGCCGCAGGTGGTTAAAACCCACGCTGTTAACCACGGAGGACGGGGCGGGGACAGCGGCGGGGTTGGGCGGCGAGTTGTCAAACATGCAGCTGTTTTTGGACAGGTGAGGGGCATCCATTAGCCCCGATTGAGGCTTGGGGTAGCCCCCAGGGTAGACCCCAGGGGCGGTGACGGGGTTGTTCTGGGGCCTGAAGCCCGTCCCGAAGCTTTGAGTGTTCTGGGGAAGAAGCTGAGACATGGGGTCTCTTTGGAAGTCTGTGGTCTGACTGAAGCAGTTAGACAAGTGCTGGTGTCCATTTGGTAGAGTGTTGGGAAGCTGCTGTGgtatctgctgctgctggggcggCCACGAGCGCAGGCTCTGGTCCTGGGTGCTTTGGGTGTGGAGGGAAAAGCGTCCTTGCAGGCAGGCGCCCGGGGGCACGTCCGTCTGGTTTGAAATAGCCTGGGAGACGGCGGCGCCGGGCATGGAGGACGCCCATGGCCTGTCCTGGCCGTTGGGTTGGTTGAGAGCCTTCTGCCCCTGAAACGCCATTGGCTGAGAGGGCAGAGACATGGTCTGTATGGGGTGGTTTTGCATGGTGGGGACGGCCATGGTGTTGGGGTGCACTTGCCCCAGCATCTCCTGCTGCCCCGTCAGAATCCGCCTCTGGGGCACAGATGCCCTGCTGTTCGGATGGGGGCCGTTACCAAGGGGCCCGGGGGCCTGGAGCCCCAGACGCAGCTGGCTCTGGCCCTGGGGTTGGCCGTACGGGCCGGCCAGGGTAGCGGGGTTGAAACCCTGGAGGTTGGGTCCGTTAGCCAGGCTTCTCTGCCCGTTCCTCTGCGGGAGAAACTGGGCGAGGAGGTCGCCAGCGGGCACCGACTGGGCCAGGGGGATCTCTGGGCCCATGTGGGTGAGTTTCATGGTGCCCCGCGGCGGCCCCGCCGAGCCTCCTATGGCCGTCGTGCCGTCCTGACGGCCCACGATGTTGCCCTGCAGCTGGCCGTTGTTCAGCATTTGCGCCCCCTGGAGGCCAAAGCCCTGTCCTGTAGCGGCCAGGAGGGAGGTCTGCAGCTCCAGCTCTGGAAGACAGTCCTGCAGATCCACGAAGCCGCTCTGGCCAGAGAGGGCGCTCTGGCTCGTGCCGCCCTGCTGTGTGGAGGGCATCTGCAGGCCGTTCTCCGCAAACAGGCCTTCCACGTAGGAGAAAATGTCGTTGGTGAGGATGTCGTTGAGGTCCACGGAGGACTCGTTGCTGGTCGCGTTCATGCGCAGCAGTGCGTTCTCCCACTCCTTCAGCTCCAGCGGGTCCATCTCCACCTGCAGCTCCTGGCACATGTTGGTGTCTCCGATGATCTGCTGCAGCGTCTCCATCATGTCCTTCGTGTTGGCCTCCGCCAGGACCGCGCCTGTGGCGGGTCCGGTGGGTGGTGCGTGCTGCCAGGTGTCCCCGGGCACGCTCATCAGGGCGCGGCAGTCCCGGAAGGCCTTATCAATGGGCATCTCCATGGGCACCTCAACGGGCATCTCCATGGGCATTTCCATGGGCATCTCCATGGTAACGGGGAACTGGGAGTTGGGCTCGCCGCTCCCTTCATACAGCATCTGGTCCTGCTGTAGCATGCAGCCCAGCATGGAGCTGGGGTCCACAGACATCTGGTCGGGGATCTTGGGGATCTTGGGCGGGCCTTTGATGGAGGCCATGTCCAGGGGGGGCGCGCTCTCGTAGAGGACAGCCTCGCCCGTCGCAAAGTTGAAAGGAAGTTGGATCTTCCTCTGGCGCAGGTGTTCCTCGCCCTCTTCGTTTCTGTCCAGACAAAAGCGGAACATGATCACATTAGTCgtaatatatatagagagagagagagatagagagagagagaggagagagagatagagagaaagagagagagagaggagagagagagatagagagagaggagagagagagagagagaggagagagagagatagagagagaggagagagagagagatagagagaaagagagagagagaggagagagagagagagagagagagagagagagagaaagagagagagagagagagagaggagagagagagagagatagatatgatAATTACCATAGTAGTCATCAGTCATATAGCTATACTAAGAACTAAGACCATGCAAAACCCATTCAGAAATATGAGCATTGAGGCTAAAGTTGAAGGacaaggagacagagacagttcTATTAAATACGGAGGAAAATCCTCACGATTCTAGTCCTCATATATCTGGGTCTTGACCCAGAGAAGCTCAGGTGGAGAGACTCACGCTAGGGCCCTCTGGCGAGCCACGATAAAGTCTGGCCGTCCTCCCTTGTAGACGAGTCTGGCGTTGGCCTGAACCCACAACCAGGTGTTCCCTTTCGTCAGGAGTCTGAAGATGGTAAAGCCACTCTCCCCGGTCTTCATCACTGCAAGCCGGAGCAGAGGAGATGGTCAAACAGTGGAGTGCTCAGACAGGGGttgatagagaaatgtgaaactctgactaTAATCAAGTATGTAGGTGTGTTAATCGTATGGCGGCTTTGTGTGCTGAAACATGGTGTTTCTGTCACTGTATGTCTTTGAATCTTAAGTGCTGACGTTTCTATCTCTGTACGTGTGCACTCTGACTATAATCAAGTATGTAGGTGTGTTAATCGTATGGCTTTGTGTGCTGAAACATGGTGTTTCTGTCACTGTATGTCTTTGAATCTTAAGTGCTGACGTTTCTATCTCTGTACGTGTGCACTCTGACTATAATCAAGTATGTAGGTGTGTTAATCGTATGGCTTTGTGTGCTGAAACATGGTGTTTCTGTCACTGTATGTCTTTGAATCTTAAGTGCTGACGTTTCTATCTCTGTACGTGTGCACTCTGACTATAATCAAGTATGTAGGTGTGTTAATCGTATGGCGGCTTTGTGTGCTGAAACAtggtgtttctgtctctgtatgtctttgAATCTTAAGTGCTGACATTTCTATCTCTGTACGTGTGctaaaagtgtaccttctgtgtgtgtataagcgaGGGCTGATGagaagaactagtagtccttcttttctgccttttctGATGCATACGTTGCAGAAAGCATAGCGAAATGACCTCGGACATGGGGaaacccaccacgtggttatctgctttggcgtcagagaacgccAACCtcaatctatataaaccttgtgtgatgtgtttaactttgcttcACTCTCATCTGCCAAGTtgcccgacaagcttgttgaATAAAAAGATACTTATACACAACTCCGAGGTAAACTTGAGTGTGAAATGTTAAAACTGGTCTATATTGTAATTAGGTTATCTGAGTTGTATACTGTATAATAACTTTATATTTATAAGAGCTTTTAtggaaagaaactgaaaaaaagaaagatctgcccatggtggtgatgatgataatgatgatgatgatgatgatgaagatagTTCAAATTTTGTATTATGGAATAAACACCATAAGCATACAGATGATGATAATTATGATTATTTCTAAAGCATTTTTTGTGCTAATGTGACTGTGCAGAAGATTTGCATCTGATTAGAGAGAATCAAAcatatgacct
Above is a window of Clupea harengus chromosome 21, Ch_v2.0.2, whole genome shotgun sequence DNA encoding:
- the LOC105905668 gene encoding circadian locomoter output cycles protein kaput-like; translated protein: MFRRQLHFALNPTQSDGTEGSDTMQSSSEITNNLMNYNPLHIPPENSSFLERTFCCRFRCLLDNSSGFLALNFHGRLKYVHGQNKMADDGTMAHPQLALFVIATPLQPPSILEIRSKTLIFQTKHKLDFTPSGVDTRGKVALGYTETELCMRGSGYQFIHAADMMYCADNHVRMMKTGESGFTIFRLLTKGNTWLWVQANARLVYKGGRPDFIVARQRALANEEGEEHLRQRKIQLPFNFATGEAVLYESAPPLDMASIKGPPKIPKIPDQMSVDPSSMLGCMLQQDQMLYEGSGEPNSQFPVTMEMPMEMPMEMPVEVPMEMPIDKAFRDCRALMSVPGDTWQHAPPTGPATGAVLAEANTKDMMETLQQIIGDTNMCQELQVEMDPLELKEWENALLRMNATSNESSVDLNDILTNDIFSYVEGLFAENGLQMPSTQQGGTSQSALSGQSGFVDLQDCLPELELQTSLLAATGQGFGLQGAQMLNNGQLQGNIVGRQDGTTAIGGSAGPPRGTMKLTHMGPEIPLAQSVPAGDLLAQFLPQRNGQRSLANGPNLQGFNPATLAGPYGQPQGQSQLRLGLQAPGPLGNGPHPNSRASVPQRRILTGQQEMLGQVHPNTMAVPTMQNHPIQTMSLPSQPMAFQGQKALNQPNGQDRPWASSMPGAAVSQAISNQTDVPPGACLQGRFSLHTQSTQDQSLRSWPPQQQQIPQQLPNTLPNGHQHLSNCFSQTTDFQRDPMSQLLPQNTQSFGTGFRPQNNPVTAPGVYPGGYPKPQSGLMDAPHLSKNSCMFDNSPPNPAAVPAPSSVVNSVGFNHLRPDDMLARQKIKALLNPIPPQQPSCFYQESPGDVLGTTPPLNPLPLQDALNPLACHQFINCNGQTQITNPLIKDNNSFPFPGMGSESPYFSETSQANCCDY